The genomic region GATTTCAAGTTTCATTTTTGAAGCTATTATATATTGGAGCCATATGCTACACCCAAATCGAAACttgtcttttcgttttttttttttttgtagataaGATTATGTGTGATAGTTTGAGAGCATAGTTATGCATCTCTCGTTGTGTATATGGGGGTCACATTTTCAGTGTCTTTTTTGACATGGTCGTCACTCCCCATTGTGTCTTTTTGTAGATGGATGCCACGTCTATGATATATTTTGTACATGGGCATCACCCCCTTGGTTTTCTCTTAATTAATACTATATATTATCAACAAAAAATGGTCTTGCGGCAAGTAAAGATACAAGCATAATCACGTATAACTATGTAACAGTTTGTGTTTATAAACCAGAATGTGTACATCCGGAAACAGCCCCTATGTATTGTCAGCAGAGGGGTAATGTGATGTTTACATAACAGAGAACTCAATGAATGGGTCATACATGATATCCAGTGATTCAAACCAACATGCAGAAAAATTTGCACAATGTCCcaagtaattatttatatgtAGGGAGACAATGAGTCAAACCTTCAAATCACCTTCAGCAGCTAAGTGTTTCATCAGGAAGCTTAGAGACTCTGTTGAGAAATGCTGCATACAAGCAATCTGGGAAAGAGTGATTGCACGACTGTCAGGGAGAACAGAAGCTCCATGGTCCAATAAATAAGGACCACAAAGAGGGGAACTTGAGTATGCTGCATTTATTTTAGATAAATACCTTTAAAGCTCTAACAAAAGATGTCAAGGTTCCATCATGCTTCAGGAAATAGTCTCTTAAGAAATGGGCCACCTTGTAACCAACTCTGAACCACGATGAGGGTCGAAGAAGAACAGCTTCAACAATAGCATTCATTCTTTCTGATGGAGATCCCAACAGGAACTTACTAGTACAAAGTTGTAATAGCGCATTTGAACATAGCAAATTTCTCAGCGAATCAAGTGTTGTTGCTATGCCCATTACTAGGATAACGGGAACTTTTACCACCCATTCACTGGCAATGCAAAAACTTAGAAATAAGATTCACTAAGACCTAATTATTGAAATAGTCAATGGAAACATCTGTTTGATTCTTACAAAGAGTCCTCAGTTTTAGAAGGCACAAGGCGTACCAAGGCGAAAGGGACCTGTAGCGAAGATTGCAAGGCGCAAAGCAAAGGAGCACACCTCTTACACATGAAGCTCACTGTTTTTGCTAATAAATATGTATTTTCAAAATTAAAGTTTGTGCAACAATATTCTTTTGATTTTATTTAAAGAGGGATAACATGTAAACGAGTAGAATTTAGAGATCATGTGGCAATTGGAAGGCAAAATAAAAGAATTAGAAGCAGAAAATACGGAAATTTTATAAGTGTGCTTCGCTAGTTGCACCTTATCTACAAGGCAAAGTAAAGACGCACTAAGGCATTTGGGCTAATGCATCACTGACCCTTTTGGTTAAGGTGCGGCAAGATGCGCTTTTTATACTAAAAAGACAATAGAAGATAAATCAGACAATCACATCCTTTTTTTGGCTGTTTCTTCATAAAAATAGCAGAATTTTTCCATCAGAACAACAGTGAGTCACTGACGTCAGACAGAAGCATCCATTCAGATTTTAAAcacaaaaaaggaaaaaaaaataacGAGAAAAAAAACTAGTGTACAAATAAAAAGGATGTTCCGCTTCCACTTTAAACTTGACTATTGTAAAATCAAAAATGCATTCTGCATTGTCTTCGAATTCCTTAGTCAAATCATCAAACTTTAAGAGCTTAAACAAGCTAGTCATTGAATCTATATTAGTAACAAGAGCTAAGCTCGGAATGAAGAATACCTTAGCAACAAAATGAAATCAGATAAAATGGCACCACAGCACCTCTCAGTATCTTCAATAATTATAACCAATGGCTTATACTCCCTTTGTCCAGAGTACCATGATGCCAGGGTGGACATATCTGCACCCTAATCAATTTCCAAATAAAGATCACCATGAAGTGCAGAGTGTGTGGCTAAAGAATCTTCTGGGTAACAGAATAAAAGCGAAGAACTTACATCGAGTGTGGTCATCAAAAAATGCCTCAGTAAGCGAGTTAAACAACCACCAATGCCATTTTTGGCTGAGAAGTCTGGTGATGACATATTGGCAACATGGCAACCACAAGACTTCAAGTGATTACCAAGTTCTTCAAAAGTGAGCTGATCGTCAACAAACTCTATGTTTTCTGCAAATGGCCAAAATACTTTGTGAGTAAACACTCAACAAGGCTACATTCATGTGATCCCTAATCCCTAGAGTCCTAGACAATGCACTTGAAAATAGAAGACAAAATGGAGATCCATGAGGCTCTCATGGGAGTTTAATTCTTCATAAATCTAACTGCATGAAGGAAACAGTTGAACATGGCAGAGCGAAAATATAGACTGCAGATGAAATGAGAAGGTATTCAAATGCCAGAAAATCTGAGGAGGCTGAATTTGTATATTCATGCAGATACAAGGGCAGGCAATGACTTGGAAAGGCAGTAAAGAAGTATTACTAGTATACACAAGCCCCGTATAGATCTGTTTTGACTTGGCATCAGTGACGACAGGATACGGACGAGTGGCCTCAGCAAAGCCCAGGTCTCCATGCAGACGAACTGCTTTAAATGATTCATGAGCCCATGCATTGACTTCGTTAAATATGGTTACGTTGATTTCCCTAAGCAGGCCCTGCTAGGAGGAGAAATATCCATGAGTGAATTACATTGTAAAACCAGCGCGGTCAAGTGATGAAAATTAACATGCAGCACATCGTATAGTCACAAGAATCTTGAAATTAAGATGAGCTATCTCTAAGAAAAAACTAGAGAGCACTTGAATGCCTTGTTATATAGGTCCGCAACAAAGACATTAAATAAAATGACAGCATTTTCATAAAAACGCCTCAAAACTCACCTTTCAGTCACAACTTCACAAGTATTCATAATGTTTCACAATGCTGCTTGACTAAATTTCTAAATTCTTTTGCAAGTTAGATTTAAGTTGACAAGGTGAGAATGATGCATCCGAAGAAACAAGCATGTGTTCTCATGAAGCTTGTCCACAAAAGATCGATATCCTATGTTTACTACTCAATATTCTATACATCACAATGTTTTATGTTGCACATCATTCTTCAGGTGTCACTGGCAATAATGAAAATAACAAAAGACAATAATCGATAGAGAAAAGACCTAATATAACCTTAATCATAGTCTCAATGTTAGACCAAACGGAATGAAAAGCCTCGATCCTCAAATGACCTAGACCATCATCTTCATCAATGTCGAGATCATCTTCTCCCTCCAAATCCTGAGGAACACTACTAGGAGACTGCTTGTGAGACAAGTCAATCTTTCTCCGGGTTTTAGGGCGTGATGATCCTTTGTGAAGAACAAAGAAAGGCtaaaaaaacaaatgaacaaacaTTAAAACATCAGAATTTGAGCTTTCAAGTATCGATTACTTAACAATGTATCTTAATATGAACAGACTTGCCTGTGGATTGTTATCTGCATTTTCAACAGGTGGTGATGAGGTCGACGGAGAATCGCCATCCGATATCGCCATCCCTAATTTGTGGTAATCAAAAGGAAATTCATTTACTTAGATATAGTTCTAATGGTGCACAAAGTAGAGAAGTTTAAGAACGTTACTAATTGGAAAGACCTAACATAACTAAAAAATGCAGAATATCGACGAAATGaaaccttaatcaaagtaaagtAAGCAAACGAATTCGTAGATATAAAAGTAAATGCATACGGAGTAATTCCGaatcaaaattagggtttgattaaacGGAAAATAAAAAGGTAAAACAGAAAAAATAGACAAAAGCTTACCAAATGGAAGAGAGAAGTAATGCTTGATGATGagcagtgaagaagaagaagaagaagaagaagaaggcggATAGCAGAGCGCCAAAGGACCAAAGCTTCAAGTTAGTTCACTGATGATGTGACTATGAGAGTCCATTTACTGTCcaatttatttatatttaaaaaaTTACACGGGATTAAATATTCAGCCATTAAATTAACAGCCTGTTTGGGAACACACATTTGATTCTTAAATCATAATTTGGCTAAAATCCTCTGTTTGGCAACTTCACAAAATTTGCATTTGGATTTGAACaaaattttggagaatttgaAAGAAATTCAAATAGGCATAAGTCAAATACAACCTGTCATTCTAAAATCTCACGCCCAAAACACTGTTAGTCCATACTCCATTATCCAGCCGCTTCTCgctctctttctcttcactcttGCTTGCTTCCCCAATTTCATGGTTTTATTTACACCTTCCCCCaattattaataaaataaaatataaaatatttgcGATTTTTTCTCTATTGAGATGAAGGATTGATTATTTTGAAGATCGGGTAAGATCCAATTAccagaaaatttcaaaaaattgagGTTTTGGATAATTAGGATTTTTACATTCTAATACTATCTGATTTCGTTCTTGTCAAAATCAAAATCATGCTTGTTGCAATCATAATTGGGTTGATTATTGATTTATTAATAAGAATTGTTCAATTATTTTTTTGAAGTGAATAATCAATAATTATTTGGTAATTGTACGCCTTTTTCCTGTACAATTTACTCAATTTTTACCTATTGAATTGGTAAAAATTAAGTTTATTgccatattttttattttttatttcttaTGAATTTCGAATTTGAAATTCTTTGTTTCCCCAAACAAGAAATTTGGATTCATGTTTCTGTATTTTAAATTTTGCATTTGAAATTATGATTTACAAATCAAATTAGAGTATCCAAACACTACCTAATGTAATTGTTAAATACCGCGCACGATTTTACTTAATCCTACGCATTTTGTCTCTTTTTTCCATCACTATCCTTcattaaaaaaaacaaacaaacaaacaaaattcaGTTCTTTTTGTCTCCTGACCACCCATCCCGTAGCCCCTCACCACGCCACCGACCACCCACCCTCTAGCACCACCGACGACCAAAACTCTCGTCGGCTAACCTGCGGCGTCGACGACGTCACCCTACACGCGACTCATACCTTCCCCTTCTCCTTTCTCCCTTCCTCAACAGTCAACACCTCCATCGTCAACTCGTCGTTGAGCCTCCTTTCCACCGATCCGCAAACACCGTCCAACATCGTCGACCCTCCACGAGCAACCGACCAAATCTGTGGTAAGCCATTCTGCGCGCGCGACACACCCCTTCCCTCTTCTTCAACGCCTTCATCTCCCTCGTCGAACCTCCCTAATCACCTATTCCGAATCTCCTTCATCGGTCAGTTTATGGCGAAATCCGGCAAGTGACGCGGCAGCAGGCAGGTGGGGCGTGGGGCTTCCATGGtgatttttttttgggggggggggggaatttcTAGGGTTTTTAATTCTCTTCTGTTTCTCTCCCTTGATTGGGGAGAAATGAGAGAGGTATATACGGAATATCTGGCAAAAATGCGCGGGATTAAGTAAAATTGTGCGCAGGATCCTAAATTAAAagtagttgctcattcatggacaaAAATTATTCTTTTATGGACTTTTTGTCATCACTTTTCCATAACTCACCATCCCctcaaaaacaaaataaacaaactctctctaattctcttccccaaaattaatcaaatccgtTAAATTACTCAATTATATACATTAGTTCTCATGTTGATCAACTAGTAAttcaaatttattaaatttaTTAACTATTAAATTAGAGAAATTAAATTGATTTACAcgaatgaaattagggtttgaagaAATTATTGAGAACGAAAAAGGGAACACGCCTGTACAAACTACATGGCATACATCCAATAGAATTGACGGGGAAGGGACCATGCTCATGGATTAGTATCAATAAAGTACTTTGGGAGGCTCGAATGCATGGCAACTAAGTTACCAAATTCTCACTTTGCTTTACAAACATCACTGTATAATAAGAATTGATAAGTTTGCGCATGGATACCGCTGCAATTGTGACGTAAATTGAGATGATATAATAATGGATGAGGGTTGAGAAATCTGGCTTAGTACTCC from Silene latifolia isolate original U9 population chromosome 3, ASM4854445v1, whole genome shotgun sequence harbors:
- the LOC141647663 gene encoding origin of replication complex subunit 3 isoform X1; the protein is MAISDGDSPSTSSPPVENADNNPQPFFVLHKGSSRPKTRRKIDLSHKQSPSSVPQDLEGEDDLDIDEDDGLGHLRIEAFHSVWSNIETMIKGLLREINVTIFNEVNAWAHESFKAVRLHGDLGFAEATRPYPVVTDAKSKQIYTGLVYTKNIEFVDDQLTFEELGNHLKSCGCHVANMSSPDFSAKNGIGGCLTRLLRHFLMTTLDGADMSTLASWYSGQREYKPLVIIIEDTERCCGAILSDFILLLSEWVVKVPVILVMGIATTLDSLRNLLCSNALLQLCTSKFLLGSPSERMNAIVEAVLLRPSSWFRVGYKVAHFLRDYFLKHDGTLTSFVRALKIACMQHFSTESLSFLMKHLAAEGDLKQLWLEDSALMKDVVLNYASQLTSCRRVGGVTTEKLVDALSELNSLHKRWATVIMCLYDAGRSVNIQLLDLYCESLDPDPHSSSTFHDGRTYSPCLGYSLRRGSIFQAVQKVRDLPPTALCELVRSWETRTNDVCEICKKVKELQYMMKSLGNKSSGCDLTDISSRNSLRRHSSGKNPGVLNAKAVALIEWMVRDHMNPIEGLPFHEILCFKGVGKLQIALLGDPRKKIQADLLEFHKYMHCSCCCNRGNRLLPSLHDTTILYTLAQEHGDIINVHDWYQSFKAIMVNPSVKASSKSKRPSTPKKRKDANHPQSDSESVIQARFCKAVSELQITGLLRMPSKRRPDYVQRVAFGL
- the LOC141647663 gene encoding origin of replication complex subunit 3 isoform X2 is translated as MAISDGDSPSTSSPPVENADNNPQPFFVLHKGSSRPKTRRKIDLSHKQSPSSVPQDLEGEDDLDIDEDDGLGHLRIEAFHSVWSNIETMIKGLLREINVTIFNEVNAWAHESFKAVRLHGDLGFAEATRPYPVVTDAKSKQIYTGLVYTKNIEFVDDQLTFEELGNHLKSCGCHVANMSSPDFSAKNGIGGCLTRLLRHFLMTTLDGADMSTLASWYSGQREYKPLVIIIEDTERCCGAILSDFILLLSEWVVKVPVILVMGIATTLDSLRNLLCSNALLQLCTSKFLLGSPSERMNAIVEAVLLRPSSWFRVGYKVAHFLRDYFLKHDGTLTSFVRALKIACMQHFSTESLSFLMKHLAAEGDLKLWLEDSALMKDVVLNYASQLTSCRRVGGVTTEKLVDALSELNSLHKRWATVIMCLYDAGRSVNIQLLDLYCESLDPDPHSSSTFHDGRTYSPCLGYSLRRGSIFQAVQKVRDLPPTALCELVRSWETRTNDVCEICKKVKELQYMMKSLGNKSSGCDLTDISSRNSLRRHSSGKNPGVLNAKAVALIEWMVRDHMNPIEGLPFHEILCFKGVGKLQIALLGDPRKKIQADLLEFHKYMHCSCCCNRGNRLLPSLHDTTILYTLAQEHGDIINVHDWYQSFKAIMVNPSVKASSKSKRPSTPKKRKDANHPQSDSESVIQARFCKAVSELQITGLLRMPSKRRPDYVQRVAFGL